A genomic region of Gossypium hirsutum isolate 1008001.06 chromosome D01, Gossypium_hirsutum_v2.1, whole genome shotgun sequence contains the following coding sequences:
- the LOC107934667 gene encoding receptor kinase-like protein Xa21 encodes MGSILESFDELLSLEFLDLSRNNLSGEIPKSLEKLRYLKYFNVSFNRLEGEIPEGGPFENYTIESFKGNEALCGAPRLHVPNCKTRPLRNSKAKTKLKLIIYVALPIASTILVVALIIIILQNKRKDKLSTQEDMIPLGTWRRFSYHELRQATDGFNDSRLLGNGSYGSVFQGTLQDGTVIAVKVFKLELEGAFKSFDVECDVLRNTRHRNLVKVISSCSNDLNFKALVLEFMPNGSLDKWLYSNNQYLDILQRLNIMIDVASALEYLHHGNATPVVHCDLKPNNVLLDEDMVAYLSDFGIAKLLCEEVSMIQTMTMATFGYMAPEYGIEGIISTKGDVYSFGILLMEIITRKKPTDEMFAGERSLKSWVIESISSSLNQVVDPKLLSTIGREHLKVKNCALSILQLGLECCVELPKDRIHMKEIVTKLKKIKVKLVRDMERVR; translated from the exons ATGGGTTCTATTCTTGAGTCTTTTGATGAATTGTTGAGTTTGGAATTCTTGGACTTGTCAAGAAATAATCTATCTGGAGAGATTCCTAAATCCTTAGAGAAACTCCGTTATCTCAAATATTTCAATGTCTCTTTTAATAGACTTGAAGGAGAAATTCCTGAAGGAGGACCATTTGAAAACTACACAATCGAATCATTTAAGGGGAATGAAGCCTTGTGTGGTGCACCTCGACTTCATGTTCCAAATTGCAAAACTAGACCTCTTAGAAATTCCAAGGCAAAAACTAAGCTGAAGCTCATAATATATGTAGCTCTGCCAATTGCCTCCACAATTTTGGTTGTGGCTCTGATAATCATTATCTTGCAAAACAAGAGGAAAGACAAATTGTCAACTCAAGAAGACATGATACCTTTAGGAACGTGGAGACGGTTTTCATACCACGAGCTTCGTCAAGCTACTGATGGATTCAATGATAGTAGGTTGCTTGGTAATGGAAGTTATGGTTCAGTATTCCAAGGGACTCTCCAGGATGGGACGGTAATTGCGGTGAAGGTCTTCAAGTTAGAATTAGAAGGAGCTTTTAAGAGCTTTGATGTTGAATGTGATGTTCTCCGCAACACTCGTCACAGAAATTTAGTCAAAGTAATAAGCAGTTGCTCGAATGATCTTAATTTCAAAGCGTTGGTGCTTGAGTTCATGCCTAATGGGAGTCTTGATAAATGGTTGTATTCCAACAACCAATATTTGGATATCCTACAAAGGTTGAACATAATGATAGATGTTGCATCTGCATTGGAATATCTCCACCATGGTAATGCAACACCAGTGGTTCACTGTGATTTAAAACCCAACAATGTTCTGTTAGATGAAGATATGGTTGCGTATTTGAGTGATTTTGGCATCGCGAAACTCTTATGTGAAGAGGTTTCAATGATACAAACCATGACAATGGCAACATTTGGATATATGGCACCAG AATATGGAATTGAAGGAATTATTTCGACAAAAGGTGATGTGTATAGCTTTGGTATTCTTTTGATGGAAATCATCACAAGAAAAAAGCCCACAGATGAAATGTTTGCAGGAGAAAGAAGCTTGAAAAGTTGGGTGATAGAGTCGATATCATCTTCGCTAAATCAAGTTGTAGATCCCAAGTTGTTGAGCACCATTGGAAGGGAGCATTTAAAAGTCAAGAACTGTGCCTTATCCATTTTGCAACTGGGCTTAGAATGTTGTGTAGAGTTACCAAAAGATAGGATTCATATGAAAGAGATTGTTACAAAGTTAAAAAAGATCAAAGTGAAGTTAGTAAGGGATATGGAACGAGTTCGATGA
- the LOC107934654 gene encoding LRR receptor-like serine/threonine-protein kinase GSO2 — protein sequence MGNTFLNLALLIIFHVSMPTFSMKLTTILADQSALLALKDQVIHDPENVLTTNLSASVPVCSWFGVSCGSKHRRVTALNLTGLGLVGTLPPHLGNLSFLSLFYVTHNSFYGGLPVQFSNLRRLKYLSFGNNSFSGEIPSWLGSLTELRRLFLYQNNFKGVIPFSLGYLSKLQTLNLTQNQILGSIPSSIFNISSLQNIYLGDNMLSGSIPSVPRDLLSLEVIDFTFNNLGSIPSVPRDLLSLEVIDFTFNNLGGHIPKDMFDHLPNLKELHLSVNLLSGRIPASLFKCKELQMLSLSYNKMEGSLPIEIGNLSMLQYFYIGRNHFEGEIPKQIVNLTHLMEFDCPENNFTGIIPHEIGNLKNLLLLNLGNNSFVGSIPPQVFNISTLRIISLGGNQLSGHLPSNMGLFLPNMEILYLDFNQLVGSIPMYIYNASQLTRLDMSTNYFSGSIPDNLGNLRNLKFLNLENNNLTSSGMSFLFSLTNFRVLKKLLFGTNPFISGEFPRVVGNLSSSLEVFNAWVCHIRGSIPNEIGNLSHLIYIDLGGNKIPTTIGGLKELQSLSLDDDKLEGSIPSELCHLNKLAFLFLTNNKLSGPIPACLVISFH from the exons ATGGGGAATACTTTCCTCAACTTAGCTCTTCTTATCATCTTCCATGTTTCTATGCCTACTTTCTCTATGAAATTAACCACCATACTTGCAGATCAATCAGCTCTTCTAGCACTAAAAGATCAGGTTATTCATGATCCTGAAAATGTCTTGACAACTAACTTGTCAGCCTCTGTCCCTGTTTGCAGTTGGTTTGGTGTAAGTTGTGGATCCAAGCACCGTAGAGTCACAGCTCTAAACCTTACTGGGTTGGGACTCGTAGGCACCCTTCCACCTCACTTGGGAAATTTGTCATTCCTTTCCCTTTTTTATGTCACACACAATAGTTTCTATGGCGGATTACCTGTCCAGTTCTCCAATTTGCGACGGCTGAAATATTTAAGCTTTGGTAACAACTCCTTCAGTGGAGAAATCCCATCATGGTTGGGATCATTAACTGAACTTCGAAGGCTATTTTTGTACCAAAACAACTTCAAAGGTGTTATTCCATTCTCTTTAGGCTATTTGTCAAAGCTACAGACCTTGAACTTGACTCAAAACCAGATTTTAGGCTCAATTCCCTCCTCAATCTTCAATATATCTTCATTGCAAAATATTTATCTAGGAGATAATATGCTCTCCGGCTCCATACCCTCTGTTCCGCGTGATTTGCTTTCGCTAGAAGTCATCGATTTCACCTTCAATAATCTCGGCTCCATACCCTCTGTTCCGCGTGATTTGCTTTCGCTAGAAGTCATCGATTTCACCTTCAATAATCTCGGTGGACATATTCCAAAAGATATGTTTGATCATCTTCCAAACTTGAAAGAATTGCACTTGAGCGTTAACCTGCTTTCTGGTAGAATTCCTGCCAGTCTATTCAAGTGCAAAGAGCTACAAATGTTATCTTTATCGTATAACAAAATGGAGGGGAGCCTACCAATAGAAATTGGGAATCTGAGTATGCTTCAATACTTCTATATTGGTCGGAACCACTTTGAAG GTGAAATTCCCAAACAAATTGTGAATTTAACTCATCTTATGGAGTTTGATTGTCCCGAAAACAATTTTACAG GTATAATACCACATGAGATTGGCAACCTAAAGAATCTACTATTGTTGAATTTGGGAAATAACAGTTTTGTTGGTTCTATTCCTCCACAAGTATTTAATATTTCAACCCTAAGGATAATTTCTTTGGGAGGAAATCAGCTCTCTGGCCATCTTCCATCAAACATGGGCCTTTTCCTTCCAAACATGGAGATTTTATATCTTGATTTCAATCAACTTGTCGGCTCGATCCCAATGTATATTTACAATGCCTCTCAGCTTACTCGTCTTGACATGTCTACTAATTATTTTTCAGGCTCCATTCCTGATAATTTGGGCAATCTAAGAAATTTAAAGTTTCTCAACCTAGAGAATAATAATTTAACTTCCTCAGGAATgagctttctcttttctttgacaAACTTTAGAGTCTTGAAAAAGTTACTTTTCGGTACGAACCCATTCATTAGTGGTGAATTTCCAAGAGTGGTAGGAAATCTCTCAAGTTCTCTTGAAGTGTTCAATGCTTGGGTATGCCACATCAGGGGTAGCATCCCCAATGAAATTGGAAACTTAAGTCACTTGATATACATTGATCTAGGAGGCAATAAAATTCCTACTACAATTGGAGGATTGAAAGAGTTGCAAAGTCTTTCTCTTGACGACGATAAGTTAGAAGGATCCATCCCATCCGAGTTATGTCATCTAAACAAATTGGCTTTCTTGTTCTTGACCAATAACAAATTGTCTGGACCAATACCTGCTTGCTTAGTGATCTCATTTCATTAA
- the LOC121203253 gene encoding probable LRR receptor-like serine/threonine-protein kinase At3g47570, with amino-acid sequence MGNTFLNLALLIIFHFSMPTFFMKFTTILTDQSALLALKDQVIHDPENVLTTNWSASAPVCNWFGVSCGSRHRRVTALDLAGLGLVGTLPPHLGNLSFLSLLRIKNNSFYGRLPAQLSNLHRLKYLSFGKNNFKGVIPFSLGYLSKLEVLYLFENQISGSIPSTIFNISSLQEIDLSFNMLSGSIPSVPRDLLLLEVIDFTTNNLTGHIPKDMFDHLPNLKELCLSVNQLSGRIPASLFKCKELDMISLSYNQMEGSLPIEIGNLSMLQYFSIGENHFEGIIPHEIDNLMNLQVLNLEINNFAGSIPPQIFNISTLRMISLGGNLLSGHLPSNMGLFLPNMEKLYLNLNHLVGSIPMYISNAFQLTLLDMSGNYFSGSIPDNLGNLRNLKILNLAINSLTSSRMSFLFSLTNCRVLENLFFGINSFISGELPRVVGNLSSSLEEFSAPACNIRGNIPSEIGNLSHLINLELGRNKLIGQIPTTVGGLEELQSLSFEDNKLEGSIPSELCHLNKLAFLFFANIKLSGPIPACLGDLTSLRHLFLGSNMFSSSIPSTLTRVNYLLILNLSSNSLSGPLPIDIGKWHVLTSLDLSNNQF; translated from the exons ATGGGGAATACTTTCCTCAACTTAGCTCTTCTTATCATCTTCCATTTTTCTATGCCTACTTTCTTTATGAAATTCACCACCATACTTACAGATCAATCAGCTCTTCTAGCACTAAAAGATCAGGTTATTCATGATCCTGAAAATGTCTTGACAACTAACTGGTCAGCCTCTGCCCCTGTTTGCAATTGGTTTGGTGTAAGTTGTGGATCCAGGCACCGTAGAGTCACAGCTCTAGACCTTGCTGGGTTGGGACTCGTAGGCACCCTTCCACCTCACTTGGGAAATTTATCATTCCTTTCTCTTCTTCGTATCAAAAACAATAGTTTCTATGGCAGATTACCTGCCCAGTTATCCAATTTGCATCGGCTGAAATATTTAAGCTTTGGTAAGAACAACTTCAAAGGTGTTATTCCCTTCTCTTTAGGCTATTTGTCAAAGCTAGAGGTCTTGTATTTGTTTGAAAACCAGATTTCAGGTTCAATTCCCTCCACCATCTTCAATATCTCTTCGTTGCAAGAAATAGATCTAAGCTTCAATATGCTCTCTGGTTCCATACCCTCTGTTCCACGTGATTTGCTTTTACTAGAAGTCATCGATTTCACCACCAATAATCTCACTGGTCATATCCCAAAAGATATGTTTGATCATCTTCCAAATTTGAAAGAATTGTGCTTAAGTGTTAACCAGCTTTCTGGTAGAATTCCTGCCAGTCTATTCAAGTGCAAAGAGTTAGACATGATATCTTTATCGTATAACCAAATGGAGGGGAGCCTACCAATAGAAATTGGGAATTTGAGTATGCTTCAATACTTCTCTATTGGTGAGAACCACTTTGAAG GTATAATACCACATGAGATTGACAACCTAATGAATCTACAAGTGTTGAATTTAGAAATTAACAATTTTGCTGGTTCTATTCCTCcacaaatatttaatatttcGACTCTAAGGATGATTTCTTTGGGTGGAAATCTGCTCTCTGGCCATCTTCCATCAAACATGGGCCTTTTCCTTCCAAACATGGAGAAATTATACCTTAATTTGAATCACCTTGTCGGCTCGATCCCAATGTATATTTCCAATGCCTTTCAGCTTACTCTTCTTGACATGTCTGGTAATTACTTTTCAGGGTCCATTCCGGATAATCTGGGTAATCTAAGAAATTTAAAGATTCTCAACCTGGCGATTAATAGTTTAACTTCCTCAAGAATGAGCTTTCTCTTCTCTTTGACAAACTGTAGAGTCTTGGAGAACCTTTTTTTCGGCATCAACTCATTTATTAGTGGTGAACTTCCAAGAGTGGTAGGAAATCTCTCAAGTTCTCTTGAAGAGTTCTCTGCTCCTGCATGCAACATCAGGGGTAACATCCCCAGTGAAATTGGAAACTTAAGTCACTTGATAAACCTTGAGCTAGGACGCAATAAATTGATAGGACAGATTCCTACTACAGTTGGAGGATTGGAAGAGTTGCAAAGTCTTTCTTTTGAGGACAATAAGTTAGAGGGATCCATCCCATCTGAGTTATGTCATCTAAACAAATTGGCTTTCTTGTTCTTTGCCAATATCAAATTGTCTGGGCCAATACCTGCTTGCTTAGGTGATCTCACTTCATTAAGGCATCTATTTCTAGGCTCCAATATGTTTTCCTCCTCAATACCTTCAACGTTGACAAGGGTCAACTATCTCCTCATCCTAAACTTGTCTTCAAATTCTCTAAGTGGTCCACTGCCAATTGACATTGGAAAATGGCATGTTTTGACTAGTTTGGATTTGTCGAACAATCAGTTCTGA
- the LOC107934668 gene encoding receptor kinase-like protein Xa21, whose translation MPNGSLDKWLYSNNQYLDIVQRLNIMIDVASALEYLHHGNATPVVHCDLKPHNVLLDEDMVAHLSDFGIAKLLCEEVSMIQTMTMATFEYMAPEYGIEGIVSTKGDVYSFGILLMEIITRKKPTDEMFEGERSLKSWVIESISSSLNQVVDPKLLSTIGREHLKVKNCALSILQLSLECCVELPNERLHMKEIVTKLKKIKVKLLRDMERVR comes from the exons ATGCCTAATGGGAGTCTTGATAAATGGTTGTATTCCAACAACCAATATTTGGATATCGTACAAAGGTTGAACATAATGATAGATGTTGCATCTGCATTGGAATATCTCCACCATGGTAATGCAACACCCGTGGTTCACTGTGATTTAAAACCCCACAATGTTCTATTAGATGAAGATATGGTTGCTCATTTGAGTGATTTTGGCATCGCGAAACTCTTATGTGAGGAGGTTTCAATGATACAAACCATGACAATGGCAACATTTGAATATATGGCACCAG AATATGGAATCGAAGGAATTGTTTCGACAAAAGGTGATGTGTATAGCTTTGGTATTCTTTTGATGGAAATCATCACAAGAAAAAAGCCCACAGATGAAATGTTTGAAGGAGAAAGAAGCTTGAAGAGTTGGGTGATAGAGTCGATATCATCTTCGCTAAATCAAGTTGTAGATCCCAAGTTGTTGAGCACCATTGGAAGGGAACATTTAAAAGTCAAGAATTGTGCCTTGTCCATTTTGCAACTTAGCTTAGAATGTTGTGTAGAGTTACCAAATGAGAGGCTTCATATGAAAGAGATTGTTACAAAGTTAAAGAAGATCAAAGTGAAGTTATTAAGGGATATGGAACGAGTTCGATGA